Below is a window of Allomuricauda ruestringensis DSM 13258 DNA.
CGAAGCCTATAAAAAAGTTGGTGGTGCCAACAGCTGGCCTGGCATGGCTTTGGACAACGAACAGGGTATTGTTTATATTCCTACGGGTTCGGCCGCTTTTGACTGGTACGGTGGCGACCGCGAAGGATCCAACCTGTTTGCCAATTCCCTGTTGGCACTAAATGCCAATACCGGGGAGCGGATTTGGCATTTTCAAATGGTACACCACGATATTTGGGACCGGGACTTGCCCGCACCACCCAACCTGGTGGATATTGTTAGGGACGGACAAACCATTCCAGCAGTAGCACAAGTAACCAAAAGTGGCCACGTATTTGTGTTCAACCGAATAACTGGAGAACCTCTGTTTCCCATAGAGGAAAAAGCCTATCCAAGTTCCACACTGCTTGGTGAAAAAGCATTCGAAACTCAACCCTTACCCTTAAAACCAGCTCCTTTTGCCCGTCAAATTTTGACAGAAGACGATTTATACGCACCGGACAGAACTGCTTTTGTTGATGATTTGGTTCAAGGGAATGAAACCAAGGACAATCCAACTGTGCTGGAAAAATTCAACTCCATTACATCACAAGGACAATTTATACCGATGGATACCACTGGAGTGATTTTATTCCCAGGGGCCGACGGTGGGGCCGAATGGGGCGGAGCGGCACTCGACCCTAGGGATGGGGTGATGTACGTTAACGCCAATGAAATGGCTTGGATCATTAAAATGAAAGAAGTTGGTAGTGATGGAAAAGGTTCCAGTGTGGGGCAAAGCTTGGCTCAAATCCATTGTGCCCGATGCCACGGTGGCGATTTACAAGGCTTGAACGGAATCCCAGAGCTTCAAAATGTGAAGTTGCGATTGGAATCCGATTCCATAAAAACCATTATCCAAAAAGGGCGTGGTGCCATGCCGGGCATGCCCAACCTTTCCGAGGAGGAAACCAATGCCATTACCGAGTTTGTTATGGGTATGGAGGAAGCCAAAGACCATAGGGTAGAAAAATTAAAAGTTGATGTGCCCTATTCCGTGGCCAGTTTTGCCAGATTTAAAGATGATAGGGGTTATCCTGTGGTAAAACCGCCATGGGGCACCTTGAATGCCATCGACCTCAACTCAGGGGAATATCTGTGGTCGGTGCCTTTGGGGCATGAAGAAAGTTTGGACGACCCCAATGTTTCCGTTTCAGGCTTGGAAAATTATGGCGGTCCTGTCGTCACCAAAGGTGGGGTGCTCTTTATTGCGGCCACAAAAGATGAAAAAATCCGTGCATTCAGCATGAAGTCGGGCAAACAACTCTGGGAAGACCAGCTTCCTGCCGGTGGTTATGCCACACCCATTACCTATCAAGTCGATGGGAAACAATACGTCGTGATTTCCTGCGGAGGAGGCAAAATGGGTACCCCTTCGGGTGATGAATACCGTGCTTATGCCTTAGAATAATTTACGGTGCGGGATTTGGAATCTCTCTATGGATTTCTTCAATCCTGTCCAACACCGCATCGGAAAGGTCTACATCGATACTGCCAATATTTTCCTTGAGCTGCTCCATACTGGTTGCCCCAATAATGTTACTGGTTAAAAAGGGTCGGGTATTAACAAAGGCCAAGGCCATTTGCACCATGCTCAAACCGTGTTCTTTGGCCAATTGGGCATATTTTTCGGTAGCTTGTACCGCCGTTTCTCCACTATACCTATTATAATTGGGAAACAATGTTACTCTTGCTTTTCTTGGCGGTATTTCGGTCAAATATTTACCGCTCAACACTCCAAATCCAAGTGGAGAATAAGCCAACAAACCTATTTGCTCACGCATGGCAACCTCGGATAGTCCAACTTCAAACAATCGGTTCAAGAGATTATATGGGTTTTGAACTGTCAGCATTCTAGGTAAAGACTGGTGCACCTTGCTCTCTTCTAAAAAACGCATGGCGCCCCACGGTGTCTCGTTGGATAGTCCTACGTGACGAATCTTGCCTTCGGCAATCAAATCGCGCAATGTTTCCAATACTTGATGGATATTATCATCCCAAACATCAACCGCATGGGCATTGTAGCCACGTTGTCCAAAATAATTGGTGTTCCGCTCCGGCCAATGGAGTTGGTACAAGTCGATATAATCGGTTTGTAAACGTTTTAAGCTGTCCTCCACAGCACTGATAATGGATTCCTTACTGAACCCCGTGTTACGAATGTGCTTCGCAGCGTGTCCAGGCCCAGCTATTTTAGATGCAAGCACCACTTTGTCCCGATTACCTGTTTTTTTGAGCCAGTTCCCTATAAACTCTTCGGTTACTGCGTACAGTTCTTTCTTGGCGGGCACTGGGTACAGCTCGGCCGTATCAAAAAAGTTTATACCTTGATCCAAGGCATAGTCCATCTGTTCATGCGCCTCATCTTCATTGTTTTGGCGGCCCCAGGTCATAGTTCCCAAACAAATTTTGGATATTCGGATATCGGTATGTGGAATTCTGGTGTATTTCATCTTTTTTGGTTTAGGACAGTTAAAGGTACTGAAACAAAAACTTCGGTCTTTACCCCAATTTTATTTTTCAAGTTCCAATAAAATGGGGCAATGGTCGCTATGTTTGGCTTCGGACAAAATCACAGAACGCTTGAGCCGATCTTCCAAGGGTTCGGCAACCATTCCATAATCCAGACGCCAGCCTTTATTGTTTGCCCTGGCATTGGCCCGATAACTCCACCACGTGTAATTATCGGGTTCTTTGTTGAAATGTCTGAAACTATCAATAAAACCACTTTCCATAAAATTGCCTATCCATTCCCGCTCCACGGGTAAAAATCCTGATACATTTTTGTTGCGAACGGGATCGTGGATGTCTATTGCCTCATGACAGATATTGTAATCCCCACAAACAATTAGGTTGGGGTGTTCTTTTCGGAGCTCCTCTGAATATATTTGAAAATCGGCCATGTAGGTCAACTTAAAATCCAAACGATCCATATTGGTGCCAGATGGCAAATACATGCTCATTACAGAGAGGTCTCCAAAATCGGCACGGATGTTTCTCCCCTCATGATCCATATAATCTATTCCCGTTCCGAATTCTACGTTATCAGGTTCATTTTTACATAGTAAAGCCACACCGCTGTATCCTTTTTTCTGGGCACTGAACCAATAGTGGTAAGGGTAACCCGCTTCCTCAAAAAGATGGGTATCCACTTGCTCTTTCATGGCCTTGGTCTCTTGCAAACAAACTACGTCTGGACCAACGGATGTCAACCAATCCACAAACCCTTTGTTCATTGCCGCCCGGATTCCGTTAACATTGTATGATATGATCTTCATATAATCAAATTTGTTCAAAAATAGCTATTGTGAACGGCTCCCTAAAATTGAATTTACCAATGGATGCATTGATGAAAAGAATCAACACCTGCTTTCTTGATGTTTTCCCGTATTTTTAGATCAAAATTCATCCTCATGACCGCACTTATTCTAATCGACACCCAACTTGGGCTACAAGAAATGAAGTATTACGGCACAGAACGAAACAATCCCGAAGCGGAAGAAAATTGTGGCAGACTACTCAAACACTTCAGAAAAAAACATTTGCCCATTTTTCATATAAAGCACAATTCGACCAACCTTAGTTCTCCCTTGCACCCCAGTAAGATGGGCAACGATTTTCATCCAGCCGTGCAACCAACGATCAACGAACCTGTATTTGAAAAAGATGTGAACAGCGCTTTTATCGGAACCCATCTGGAGGCAAGTTTAAAAGCTCAAAATATTTCCAACTTGGTGATTGCGGGACTAACCATTGAACATTGTATTTCTACCTCGGTGCGAATGGCCTCAAACCTTGGTTTTAATGTTATTTTGGTTTCTGATGCCACTGCGGCCTTTGATAAAATTGGGTTTGATGGAAAAAAATATGGTGCAGACATTATTTTTCAAACAGAAATGGCCAACTTAAAAGATGAGTTTGCAACAATTATGGACACTCGAACACTATTGAACAATCTTACCGATTAGTTCCTATCTTTATTTACTCATTAAAAATCCCATCATGTTGCGAAATATATTCATCCTCCTTTTTTGCTGTTTAAATTTTTTCTCAGGAAATGCCCAAACCAACCCCCTAAAAATAGGTATTGCAGGGCTTACCCACTCCCATGTACATTGGATTTTGGGTAGAGAAGATATTGGTGATGTTGAAATTGTTGGTATTGCGGAACCTAATCGGGAATTAGCACAACGTTATGCAAAACAACATGGTTTTTCGATGGATTTGGTCTATAATAGTTTGGAGGAAATGATTTCAGCCACCAAACCAGAGGCTGTTACTGCATTTGGAACCATTTACGGCCATTTGGAAGTTGTACAAACCTGTGCCCCCAAAGGAATTCATGTCATGGTTGAAAAACCTCTTGCCGTCAATATGCAGCACGCAAAAAAAATGAAAATATTGGCCGAAAAACATGGCATCCATTTGCTAACCAATTATGAAACAACTTGGTACCCCACAAACCACAAGGCCAAAGAGCTTCTTGAAAATGGAAAAATTGGCGATTTGCGCAAGGTAATTGTCCGCGATGGCCATCGCGGACCTGTAAAAATTGGTGTGAATCAAGAATTTTTGGATTGGCTGCAAGATCCGGTGCTCAACGGTGGTGGAGCCATAACAGATTTTGGATGTTACGGGGCCAATTTGATAACTTGGCTTAAAAAAGGGACAAAACCGAATACGGTAACCGCTGTTACCCAACAACTTCAAACCGAGAACAACCCCAAAGTGGATGATGATGCCACAATAATACTTACCTATAACGATTGTCAGGCTATACTCGAACCTTCATGGAACTGGCCCATCGGAAGAAAAGATATGGAGCTTTATGGTCTCACAGGGGCCATTTATGCCGATAACCGAAACAACCTGCGTATTCGAATTGCAGAAGGCTATGACGGATTCCATGAAGAACAAATAACCCTTGAAGAACGCACCAGTCCCTATAACGATCCATTTTCTTTATTCGCAGCAGTGATAAGGGAGGATATTCACTTAGGCCCTAATGACCTTTCTTCCTTGGAAAACAATATGACAGTTGTTGAAATACTGGATGCAGCCCGAAAAAGTGCAAAAGAAGGAAAAACAGTCACCCTAAAAAATTAATCTCACTTACTTTGAAACTATCCCATCAAAATATAAATAGATTTTTGTTTGGTCTATTTTTGTGTTGCTTTAATACAATTTCAGCTCAAAACACGCAAAAAGACTCCATTACACAATTGGATGAAATTGTCTTAACCCAAGATGCAATTCCTAAAAAAGCTACTGGCATCACTTCTTCATCAAAATTATCTACCCAAGCTTTTGAGCGGTTCAATCCTACGGACATCCCCTCTGCCATCAACCAGATTTCGGGTGTGTACATCCTATCTGGGGCCATCAATACCAACCGTATTACCATTCGCGGCATCGGTGCAAGAACTCCCTACGGAACCAACAAGCTACGCATGTACTTTAACGGTATTCCCGTGACCAATGGCACTGGCTCCTCCACTATAGAGGCCTACGATTTTGAGAATTTGGGTGCCGTAGAGGTCATAAAAGGCCCAAAAGCCACCGCCTATGGTTCCAATCTGGGCGGTGCCATTTTGCTTGACACCAAAGCATCTGTCCAAGACAAGACCCAACTCATTAATTCGTTCACGGTAGGGTCTTATAACATGCTCAAGGATAACTTGACATTCTCCCATTCGGAGGAAGGTTTTAACTTCAGTTTGAGTTACAATCATTTGGAAACTGATGGATACCGACAGAACAGTCAGTTCCAACGTGATGGTTTACTGCTGAACGCCCAGTTCCAAACAGGACAAAAAAGCAGCATGGCTCTTCTGGTGAACTATATCGACTACACAGCACATATTCCAAGTTCCATCAACCAAACAGATTTTGAAGAAGACCCCACGAGGGCACCATCAAATTGGTTGGAATCACAGGGTTTTGAGGCCAATAAATATATTTTAACAGGCCTGTCGCACACCTATCGGTTTTCCGAACACCTCCAAAATACCACAAGTGTTTTCTACACCTATTTGGATCATTATGAGCCAAGGCCTTTCAATATTTTGGATGAGTTTACCAACGGATTTGGCCTACGGAGCCGTTTTGCAGGCAACTTGGGCAAAGCACAGTTCACCTTTGGTGGCGAATTCTATAAGGATGAATACCATTGGGGCACTTTTGAAAATCTGTATGAAGAAAATAATGGCAACGGTAGTTTACAAGGAACTCAATTGAGCAATAATACAGAGTTTAGGCGACAGTTCAACCTTTTTGGGACGCTTACCTACCCTTTCGCAAAAAATCTCTCCGCCCAATTGGGGTTGAACTTGAACAAGACCCATTACGATTTTAGGGACTTGTTCAACCAGGGAGAGGCCAACGCCTCGGCAGAACGTGATTTTGATGTGATTTTGCTCCCAAATCTTGGGCTCAACTATCAATTAAAAAACGGGAAAATCTATGCGAACATAAGTAGGGGCTTTTCCAATCCCAGTTTGGAAGAAACACTCACTCCAGAAGGAGTCATCAACCCGGACATTGCCCAAGAAACGGGAACAAATTATGAGTTGGGCAGCGAGTGGACACTGTTCCAAAAAAGGCTTTCCGCCAACATTGCCCTATACCGAATGAACGTGAAAAACCTGTTGGTGGCCCAACGTGTGGGAGAGGACCAATATATTGGCAGAAATGCCGGGAAAACCCGTCACCAAGGGCTTGAGCTGGACTTGCAATACCGAGGAAAGCTATCACGGTCGGTTAGCTTTTCCCCATATTTAAGCTATACGCTGAACGATCATAGTTTTGTGGATTTTGTGGACGGGGACAATGATTATTCGGGCAATCCACTCACCGGGGTACCAAAACATCGGTTAAGCTCGGGGGTCGACCTTCAACATGCCAATGGGTTACAGCTGAACCTGACCCATCAGTTTGTGGACGAAATCCCCCTAACGGATGCCAATTCGGCGAGTAGCAGCTCCTTTAATGTGTTCCATGCCAAGTTGGGATTCCGTACCTCACTTTCGTCGCATATCAGTTTAGGACTGAATGCGGGAATCAACAATATTTTTGACAGTAATTATGCCCAATCCGTATTGATTAATGCCGTTGGTTTTGGAGACGCACAACCCAGATATTATTACCCAGGAAATGCACGTAATTATTTTGGGGGGGTGCAATTAAACTATGTTTTTTAAATTTTGATGAATGGTACCAAGAATAGAAACCCTACTTCCTACTAAATTAATTGGCAAAAAACTGAGCACATCTTTCGCCAATGATAAAACTTTTGAGCTTTGGCGTAGTTTTTCACCAAGGAAAAAGGAAATCAAAAATCCCATAAATGATGACCTTTATTCGGTCGAGATTTATCCCGACACTTCTTTTTTTCAAAATTTTGACCCCGCCCAAGTATTTGAAAAATGGGCCACCATTGCTGTATCAGATTTTGACCAAATTCCCGACGGCATGGAGACCTTGACGATTCCTTCAGGAAAATACGCCGTGTTTCCATACAAAGGAAAACCAAGCGAGGCCATGGAAACCTTCAGGTATATTTATGCCGATTGGCTCCCAAATTCGGAATATGAAATGGATAGCAGGCCCTACCTTGCACTAATGGGAGCCAAATACAAAGGAGAGCACCCCGAATCCGAAGAAGAGTTTTGGGTGCCCATCAAGAAAAAATAAACCACCATGGATTTGAAATCCATGGTTTTAAAGAAAAGAATGAAATTCTTCGTCATCTGGTATCAGGTCCTCCCTTGATCCCTCCAAAGGAGGGAAACCTCTCCCCTTGGGGAGACTGGAGAGGGGATCATCCATAAAGTTTTTAGAAACTAAAGTAACTACAATTTTTAACCCAAAAATTTCTTCATCCCTCTCAACATCAACACCACATCCCTTAGTTCCCTTTGCTCAAAATTTCCTTCTTCCACATAAAATAACATTTCCACGGCCAAATCTAAGTAATAGACCAATTCCTC
It encodes the following:
- a CDS encoding NADP(H)-dependent aldo-keto reductase yields the protein MKYTRIPHTDIRISKICLGTMTWGRQNNEDEAHEQMDYALDQGINFFDTAELYPVPAKKELYAVTEEFIGNWLKKTGNRDKVVLASKIAGPGHAAKHIRNTGFSKESIISAVEDSLKRLQTDYIDLYQLHWPERNTNYFGQRGYNAHAVDVWDDNIHQVLETLRDLIAEGKIRHVGLSNETPWGAMRFLEESKVHQSLPRMLTVQNPYNLLNRLFEVGLSEVAMREQIGLLAYSPLGFGVLSGKYLTEIPPRKARVTLFPNYNRYSGETAVQATEKYAQLAKEHGLSMVQMALAFVNTRPFLTSNIIGATSMEQLKENIGSIDVDLSDAVLDRIEEIHREIPNPAP
- a CDS encoding TonB-dependent receptor family protein, with amino-acid sequence MDEIVLTQDAIPKKATGITSSSKLSTQAFERFNPTDIPSAINQISGVYILSGAINTNRITIRGIGARTPYGTNKLRMYFNGIPVTNGTGSSTIEAYDFENLGAVEVIKGPKATAYGSNLGGAILLDTKASVQDKTQLINSFTVGSYNMLKDNLTFSHSEEGFNFSLSYNHLETDGYRQNSQFQRDGLLLNAQFQTGQKSSMALLVNYIDYTAHIPSSINQTDFEEDPTRAPSNWLESQGFEANKYILTGLSHTYRFSEHLQNTTSVFYTYLDHYEPRPFNILDEFTNGFGLRSRFAGNLGKAQFTFGGEFYKDEYHWGTFENLYEENNGNGSLQGTQLSNNTEFRRQFNLFGTLTYPFAKNLSAQLGLNLNKTHYDFRDLFNQGEANASAERDFDVILLPNLGLNYQLKNGKIYANISRGFSNPSLEETLTPEGVINPDIAQETGTNYELGSEWTLFQKRLSANIALYRMNVKNLLVAQRVGEDQYIGRNAGKTRHQGLELDLQYRGKLSRSVSFSPYLSYTLNDHSFVDFVDGDNDYSGNPLTGVPKHRLSSGVDLQHANGLQLNLTHQFVDEIPLTDANSASSSSFNVFHAKLGFRTSLSSHISLGLNAGINNIFDSNYAQSVLINAVGFGDAQPRYYYPGNARNYFGGVQLNYVF
- a CDS encoding Gfo/Idh/MocA family protein: MLRNIFILLFCCLNFFSGNAQTNPLKIGIAGLTHSHVHWILGREDIGDVEIVGIAEPNRELAQRYAKQHGFSMDLVYNSLEEMISATKPEAVTAFGTIYGHLEVVQTCAPKGIHVMVEKPLAVNMQHAKKMKILAEKHGIHLLTNYETTWYPTNHKAKELLENGKIGDLRKVIVRDGHRGPVKIGVNQEFLDWLQDPVLNGGGAITDFGCYGANLITWLKKGTKPNTVTAVTQQLQTENNPKVDDDATIILTYNDCQAILEPSWNWPIGRKDMELYGLTGAIYADNRNNLRIRIAEGYDGFHEEQITLEERTSPYNDPFSLFAAVIREDIHLGPNDLSSLENNMTVVEILDAARKSAKEGKTVTLKN
- a CDS encoding cysteine hydrolase family protein; this encodes MTALILIDTQLGLQEMKYYGTERNNPEAEENCGRLLKHFRKKHLPIFHIKHNSTNLSSPLHPSKMGNDFHPAVQPTINEPVFEKDVNSAFIGTHLEASLKAQNISNLVIAGLTIEHCISTSVRMASNLGFNVILVSDATAAFDKIGFDGKKYGADIIFQTEMANLKDEFATIMDTRTLLNNLTD
- a CDS encoding PQQ-binding-like beta-propeller repeat protein; protein product: MKRYFLLLCLALLTSCSEPKPNSANKPYFTTWEHYLGDPERTHFSNLDQIDTSNVTQLKLAWSYKSGGQQEGRTTQIQTSPLMVGNTLYGVNAAIELFAINAKTGKEIWKFSPKTKDESGLGLNRGLNYWKSDGKAPGRIFFSSGPKLYAINIETGEPITDFGNNGSIDLRDGLGRDPNKLSVVSNTPGAIFHNILIQGTRVGEGPGSSPGHIRAYDVFTGEILWTFHTIPQPGEFGYDTWPVEAYKKVGGANSWPGMALDNEQGIVYIPTGSAAFDWYGGDREGSNLFANSLLALNANTGERIWHFQMVHHDIWDRDLPAPPNLVDIVRDGQTIPAVAQVTKSGHVFVFNRITGEPLFPIEEKAYPSSTLLGEKAFETQPLPLKPAPFARQILTEDDLYAPDRTAFVDDLVQGNETKDNPTVLEKFNSITSQGQFIPMDTTGVILFPGADGGAEWGGAALDPRDGVMYVNANEMAWIIKMKEVGSDGKGSSVGQSLAQIHCARCHGGDLQGLNGIPELQNVKLRLESDSIKTIIQKGRGAMPGMPNLSEEETNAITEFVMGMEEAKDHRVEKLKVDVPYSVASFARFKDDRGYPVVKPPWGTLNAIDLNSGEYLWSVPLGHEESLDDPNVSVSGLENYGGPVVTKGGVLFIAATKDEKIRAFSMKSGKQLWEDQLPAGGYATPITYQVDGKQYVVISCGGGKMGTPSGDEYRAYALE
- a CDS encoding exodeoxyribonuclease III codes for the protein MKIISYNVNGIRAAMNKGFVDWLTSVGPDVVCLQETKAMKEQVDTHLFEEAGYPYHYWFSAQKKGYSGVALLCKNEPDNVEFGTGIDYMDHEGRNIRADFGDLSVMSMYLPSGTNMDRLDFKLTYMADFQIYSEELRKEHPNLIVCGDYNICHEAIDIHDPVRNKNVSGFLPVEREWIGNFMESGFIDSFRHFNKEPDNYTWWSYRANARANNKGWRLDYGMVAEPLEDRLKRSVILSEAKHSDHCPILLELEK
- a CDS encoding GyrI-like domain-containing protein — translated: MVPRIETLLPTKLIGKKLSTSFANDKTFELWRSFSPRKKEIKNPINDDLYSVEIYPDTSFFQNFDPAQVFEKWATIAVSDFDQIPDGMETLTIPSGKYAVFPYKGKPSEAMETFRYIYADWLPNSEYEMDSRPYLALMGAKYKGEHPESEEEFWVPIKKK